From a region of the bacterium genome:
- a CDS encoding mannose-1-phosphate guanylyltransferase/mannose-6-phosphate isomerase, translating to SGNFVFKVSTIVEEFEKNAPDIYAYLMKGYKSMLNNYSVLPDIAFDYLEMEKTKRGALVPMDVLWSDVGSFEGLYGLLAKEDGDNACVGDVICDSL from the coding sequence GTCTTCAAGGTAAGCACAATTGTTGAAGAATTTGAAAAGAACGCACCAGATATTTATGCCTATCTTATGAAGGGTTATAAAAGTATGCTCAACAATTATTCTGTTCTGCCAGATATAGCCTTTGACTATTTAGAGATGGAGAAGACCAAAAGGGGTGCGCTGGTGCCCATGGATGTGCTTTGGAGTGATGTAGGTTCTTTTGAAGGTTTATACGGTTTGCTCGCAAAGGAAGATGGTGATAACGCATGCGTGGGCGATGTTATATGCGACAGCCTTTAA